One Calditrichota bacterium genomic region harbors:
- a CDS encoding elongation factor Tu: MAKEKFVRDKPHVNIGTIGHVDHGKTTLTSAITKVLAAKGWAQERSFDSIDNAPEERARGVTINTAHIEYQTENRHYAHVDCPG, translated from the coding sequence ATGGCCAAAGAGAAGTTTGTTCGGGACAAGCCGCACGTCAACATCGGGACGATCGGCCACGTCGATCACGGCAAGACGACGCTTACGTCGGCGATCACCAAGGTTCTTGCCGCCAAGGGCTGGGCTCAGGAGCGTTCGTTCGACTCGATCGACAACGCGCCTGAGGAGCGGGCTCGCGGGGTCACCATCAACACCGCCCACATTGAGTATCAAACCGAGAACCGTCACTATGCTCACGTGGACTGTCCGGGTC